The Amphiprion ocellaris isolate individual 3 ecotype Okinawa chromosome 6, ASM2253959v1, whole genome shotgun sequence genome contains a region encoding:
- the LOC111562508 gene encoding cytochrome c oxidase subunit 7C, mitochondrial, which produces MLGQAVRRFTTSAVRSSHYAEGPGKNLPFSVENKWRLLGMMVLFFGSGFAFPFIVVRHQILKK; this is translated from the exons ATGCTGGGACAAGCTGTGAGGCGATTCACAACGTCTGCCGTTCGTTCTTCACACTATGCTGAAGGACCAGGAAAG AACCTGCCATTTTCTGTGGAAAACAAGTGGCGTCTGCTGGGCATGATGGTTCTGTTCTTCGGCAGTGGCTTTGCATTCCCCTTCATTGTCGTCAGACATCAGATCCTGAAGAAGTGA